A genomic segment from Syntrophotalea acetylenivorans encodes:
- a CDS encoding MerR family transcriptional regulator, whose amino-acid sequence MSLGKTWFTPKEAASMFGIDEKLILEWVEEGLVRCERLEGKVAQVNLDDLKLEVEAFLKSS is encoded by the coding sequence ATGTCGCTGGGAAAAACCTGGTTTACTCCGAAAGAGGCGGCGTCCATGTTCGGCATCGATGAAAAGCTGATTCTTGAATGGGTCGAGGAAGGTCTGGTGCGCTGCGAAAGGCTTGAGGGCAAGGTTGCGCAGGTCAATCTCGATGATCTTAAGCTGGAGGTCGAGGCCTTTCTCAAAAGCTCCTGA
- a CDS encoding 3-deoxy-7-phosphoheptulonate synthase: protein MKRTTNLNVRSMTPIIAPTDLKQVFPLSEQAAEFVTQSRQQVKDIIHNHDSRLMVVVGPCSIHDPQAAIDYARRLAKLNQELSDQLLLVMRVYFEKPRTTIGWKGLINDPDLNGSHQISKGLGVARNLLCTVTNLGLPIACEMLDPITVQYLSDMVSWGAIGARTTESQPHREMASGLSFPIGFKNGTDGNLLIAVHAIDAATHSHNFLGIDREGRTAIVETCGNPDGHMVLRGGGGKPNYDAESIAHAEALLSKAGLQPSIMVDCSHANSYKDHARQEEVLNNVIEQISQGNRSINSLMVESNIEAGNQPLKDDIDELQYGMSVTDKCIDWPDTERLLRQAHASLKKMGGRPIA from the coding sequence ATGAAGCGCACGACCAACTTAAATGTCCGCTCCATGACCCCGATCATCGCTCCTACCGACCTGAAGCAGGTTTTTCCCCTGTCGGAGCAGGCCGCAGAATTTGTGACCCAGTCGCGACAACAGGTCAAGGATATCATTCATAATCACGACAGCCGCTTGATGGTCGTCGTCGGCCCGTGTTCGATTCATGATCCTCAGGCCGCCATCGATTACGCCCGGCGCCTGGCAAAACTGAATCAGGAGCTATCCGACCAGCTGCTGCTGGTGATGCGCGTCTATTTTGAAAAGCCCCGTACCACCATCGGCTGGAAAGGGCTGATCAATGACCCTGATCTCAACGGCTCCCATCAGATATCCAAGGGCCTCGGTGTAGCCCGCAATCTGCTCTGCACAGTGACAAACCTTGGCTTGCCCATCGCCTGCGAAATGCTCGATCCGATCACCGTGCAATACCTGTCCGACATGGTCAGCTGGGGCGCGATCGGTGCTCGCACCACCGAATCCCAACCTCACCGGGAAATGGCCAGCGGACTGTCTTTTCCCATCGGATTCAAAAACGGCACGGATGGCAATCTGCTGATCGCCGTTCATGCCATTGATGCTGCGACTCACTCCCACAATTTCCTCGGCATCGACCGCGAAGGGCGCACCGCCATCGTCGAGACTTGCGGCAACCCCGACGGGCACATGGTCCTGCGCGGAGGTGGCGGCAAGCCCAACTACGATGCCGAAAGCATTGCCCATGCCGAAGCCCTGCTATCTAAGGCCGGCCTGCAACCATCCATAATGGTCGACTGCAGCCACGCCAATTCCTATAAAGATCATGCCCGTCAGGAAGAAGTGCTGAACAACGTTATCGAGCAAATATCCCAGGGCAATCGCTCCATAAACTCCCTGATGGTGGAGAGTAACATCGAAGCGGGCAATCAGCCGTTAAAGGACGATATCGACGAGTTGCAGTACGGAATGTCCGTCACCGACAAGTGCATCGACTGGCCGGACACCGAACGCCTGCTTCGCCAGGCCCATGCCAGCTTGAAAAAGATGGGCGGTCGCCCTATCGCCTAA
- a CDS encoding DivIVA domain-containing protein — translation MTITPIDIQQHQFKTRPIGYEKSGVDHYLEQIAEELENYHRQVQELKEELAHTKAALQEMRQREAAVKETLLTAQQITEEIKANAHKEAEISMAEAELEAERIIYDATKRRSELLNEIQEIRRQKVSFESSLRGLVEGHLRMLDIEALPSEEGASVAQISSEVEPSAREMLPEQNDEDSQGR, via the coding sequence ATGACTATTACTCCCATCGATATTCAACAGCATCAGTTCAAAACCCGGCCCATCGGTTATGAAAAGAGTGGCGTCGATCACTATCTGGAGCAGATCGCCGAGGAACTGGAGAACTACCATCGTCAGGTTCAAGAGCTGAAAGAGGAGCTGGCTCATACCAAAGCGGCTCTGCAGGAGATGCGGCAGCGGGAAGCTGCGGTTAAAGAGACCCTGCTGACCGCTCAGCAGATCACCGAGGAGATCAAGGCCAACGCTCATAAAGAGGCGGAGATTTCAATGGCCGAGGCAGAGCTGGAAGCGGAAAGGATTATCTACGACGCTACGAAACGACGTTCGGAGCTGCTGAACGAGATTCAGGAGATTCGCCGACAGAAGGTTTCCTTCGAGTCGTCTCTACGTGGTCTGGTCGAAGGTCATCTGCGAATGCTCGATATCGAGGCCTTGCCGTCGGAAGAGGGTGCTTCGGTGGCACAAATAAGTTCTGAAGTCGAGCCGTCGGCTAGAGAAATGTTGCCCGAGCAGAACGATGAGGATTCGCAGGGCCGATGA
- a CDS encoding YggT family protein, with the protein MAILNDLLIVFGEMVLMLLQIYIFIVVARAVISWVGPDPYNPIVRFLYNATDPVLQRIRRVLPLQFSGVDLSPMALLFALFFIQNLIRRLLLRLG; encoded by the coding sequence GTGGCGATCCTCAATGATCTTTTGATCGTATTCGGTGAAATGGTTCTGATGCTCTTGCAGATCTATATCTTCATCGTCGTTGCCCGGGCGGTGATTTCCTGGGTAGGGCCCGATCCCTACAATCCGATTGTGCGCTTTCTCTACAATGCTACCGATCCGGTTTTGCAGCGTATCCGGCGAGTTTTGCCCCTGCAGTTCAGCGGTGTCGATCTTTCCCCTATGGCCCTGCTGTTTGCCCTCTTTTTTATTCAGAACCTGATCCGGCGTTTGCTGTTGCGCCTCGGCTGA
- a CDS encoding DUF167 domain-containing protein, whose translation MSPYLQGCEDGVVISIYVQPRASKNEVVGLLGEELKLRLTSPPVEGAANKLCREFLAKLLGVAKGQVSLVSGEKSRHKRLLVRGLTSDRARHILEG comes from the coding sequence ATGAGTCCCTATCTGCAAGGCTGTGAGGATGGTGTCGTCATCAGCATCTATGTGCAGCCGCGAGCCAGCAAAAACGAAGTGGTCGGTTTGCTGGGTGAAGAACTTAAATTACGCCTTACCTCGCCTCCCGTAGAAGGAGCGGCAAACAAGCTGTGCCGTGAATTTCTAGCCAAGCTACTGGGGGTGGCCAAGGGTCAGGTCAGTCTGGTGTCTGGCGAAAAATCCCGTCATAAACGGCTCCTGGTCCGAGGCCTCACTTCGGACCGGGCCCGTCATATCCTGGAAGGTTGA